GCATGAAGCAGCGCGTCGCGATTGCACGTTCGCTTGCCAATGACCCGGAGGTCATTCTGATGGATGAACCTTTTGGCGCGCTCGACAGCCAGACCCGCGTTGTCATGCAGCAGTTGCTGCTGGGCATCTGGGAGAAGGAACACAAGACAATCCTCTTCGTCACCCACGATATCGACGAGGCGCTCTACCTCGGCGAGAAGGTTTACGTGATGTCCGCCCGGCCGGGGCGCATCATCGACACCATCTCCGTCGATTTCCCCCACCCGCGCAGTTACGAACTTTCAACCGAGCCGGCATTCATCGACCTCAAGCGAAGGATCCAGCACAACCTTCATGCAGAAGTACACAAGGCGCTAGCGTCAGCAGCCTGACCCTCAAACACTCTCTTCAAACAATCAGGTGGATCATGTCTCCCGGATCAGACTCTCAATTTGACTATATCGTCGTCGGTGGCGGATCAGCCGGGAGCGTAATGGCCGCGCGGCTCAGCGAGGTGCCGGAGAACAAGGTGTTGCTGATCGAGGTCGGACCACGCGACTGGAACCCGATGATCCACATGCCGACCGGCGAGATCTTCATGGTGGGCAGCAGCGCCGACTGGCAATTCAAATCCGAACCCGAAGCCCAGCTTGGTGGCTACCAGGTTCCCCTGCCGCGGGGCCGTGTGCTGGGCGGCAGTTCCTCCATCAACGGACAGGTCTATTGCCGTGGCCATCATCGCGACTACGATGAGTGGCGCCAACTCGGCAATGAAGGCTGGGATTGGGAGACGGTGCTGCCCCACTTCAGGAAGGCCGAAAACTGGAAGGGCGGCGCAAGCGAACTCAGAGGCGGCAACGGCCCCCTGCGCACCACCTTCGGGCGCTACAACAACGGCCTGTTCAAGGCGTTCATTGAGGCCGGCCGCAGTGCGGGCTACCCCTTCAACCCTGACTACAACGGGGCTGAGCAGGAAGGGTTTGTCTACACCCAGTACACCCACACCCATAAATTTCCCATGCGCTGTTCAGCGTCGCGGGCCTATCTGTGGCCCACGCGGAAACGCAAGAACCTCACCATCTGGACGAAATCGCGTGCCCTGAAACTCCTGTTCGACGGCAAGCGCGCAATCGGCGCGGAGGTCGACCGGCAAGGCGAACGTCTCACCATCCGTTGTAATCGCGAACTCATCCTGTCTGCGGGCGCCTATCAGTCACCGCATCTTCTCATGCTGTCGGGCATCGGCGATCCCGCTGAGCTTGCCACGCACCACATTGCCCTCCGCCACGCCTTGCCCGGCGTTGGCAAGAACCTGCAGGATCATATTGGTTCCTACGTTCAGCACCGCTGCCTCAAGCCTGTCACCTACTACAACATGCGCAACCCGCTGAAGCTGGCTGTTGCCGCCGCACAATATGCGTTGGCGGGGCGAGGCCCCTTGTCGGTGTTCCCGATGAATGCCATGGCGTTTCTGCGCAGCGATGCCGCGCTCGAGCGTCCCGACATCCAGTATTACCTCGTGCCCAACGCCATGAATCCGAATGGCTCGGCAACCTATCTGCC
The nucleotide sequence above comes from Hyphomicrobiales bacterium. Encoded proteins:
- a CDS encoding choline dehydrogenase, which translates into the protein MSPGSDSQFDYIVVGGGSAGSVMAARLSEVPENKVLLIEVGPRDWNPMIHMPTGEIFMVGSSADWQFKSEPEAQLGGYQVPLPRGRVLGGSSSINGQVYCRGHHRDYDEWRQLGNEGWDWETVLPHFRKAENWKGGASELRGGNGPLRTTFGRYNNGLFKAFIEAGRSAGYPFNPDYNGAEQEGFVYTQYTHTHKFPMRCSASRAYLWPTRKRKNLTIWTKSRALKLLFDGKRAIGAEVDRQGERLTIRCNRELILSAGAYQSPHLLMLSGIGDPAELATHHIALRHALPGVGKNLQDHIGSYVQHRCLKPVTYYNMRNPLKLAVAAAQYALAGRGPLSVFPMNAMAFLRSDAALERPDIQYYLVPNAMNPNGSATYLPEFHGYNIHWCGLRPESRGSVGLRSSNPLDAPRIVHNYLSTKGDKALNRYAFRLARELHAQSAFDEFRGEELDPGPACTTDADIDAFMSKFVSSHYHPVGTCKMGQDDNAVVDSRLRIHGLEGIRVVDASIMPLLVGANTNAPTIMIAEKAADMIRAG